The sequence TCAGGAGATAGGCGATGAGCGCGACGACCAGGACGAGGTAGTAGTTCTGCATCTTGGTGCGCAGCGTCAGCTCACCGGAGCCGGGCAAGGGCAGCGCGATGGAAGGAATGTTGGTCAGGGCCAGCGGGCCCTGCGTCAGCTCGACCCAGTTCAGCGCGACCAGCCGGACCACCTCGGCAAAGGAGATCGTCACGATGACGAAATAAGCGCCGCGGACGCGGAACGAGAGAAGACCCACGAAATAGCCGCACAACCCGGCGATCAGGATCGCGAGCACGAAGCCGGCGATCGGCGGCCAGGGCGCGTGAACCAGGCGGACGTCACCGGGCAGGCCGACGTCGAAGCCGAGCGATGTCAGTGCGCTGACATACGCGCCGATGCCGAAGAAGGCGATGTGGCCGAGGCTGAGCTGACCGGTGAAGCCGAGCAGCAGATTGAGGCTCATCGCGCCGATGACGAAGATCCCGGTGGTGATCAGCGCGTTGAGGAGATAGGGATCGCGCAGCCAGAGCGGCACCGAGGCGAGCGCTGCGACGGCGAGGATGGTGACGGCTATCCTCATCCGACGCGCTCCGCGCGCGCGAACAGGCCGGTTGGCCGGAAGATCAGGACCGCGATGATGATCAGAAAGCCCATGGCGTCGCGGTAGCCCGAGGAGACGTAGCCGGCGCCGAGTTCCTCGGCGAGCGCCAGGATGAAGCCGCCGATCACAGCGCCTGTGATGTTGCCGAGACCACCGAGGATGACGATGGCGAAGGCCTTCACCGCGGCGAGATCACCCATCTGCGGGAAGATGACGTAGACCGGGCCGAGCAGCGCGCCGGCGGCGGCGGCCAGGCTGGAGCCGACCGCGAAGGTCGAGGTGTAGATCATGTCGACATTGACGCCCATCAGCGAGGCCGTGTCGTGGTCCTGGAACGTCGCTCGCATCGCACGGCCGAGGCTGGTCTTGTTGATCAGGAGATACGTCACCAGGATCAACATTGCCGCCGCAGCGAGCACGAACAGGCGCAGCCAGGACACCGACACCGGCCCGAGCACCAGCGGCGCATCCGGAAACGGCGTTGCCACCGATTTGGCGACCCCGCCCCAGATCCACAGCGTTCCGGATTGCATCGCGATCCAGGCGCCGATCATGACCAGCATCGTGGTGTCGATGTCGGAGCCGCGCAGCGGCCGCAGCAAGGTCAGCTCGATGGCCGCGCCGAGCAGCCATCCGGCCAGCACGGCCACCGGCAGCGCGAGAAAGAAGTTCAGCCCGAGCTGCTGCACCACGATGAACATGATGTAGGCGCCGAACGTGTAGAGCACGCCGTGCGTGAAGTTCACGACGTTCATGATGCCGAAGATCAAGGTCAGCCCGATGCCCAGCAGCGCATAGGTGCCGCCGAGCACGAGCATGTTGATCAGATGCTGGAGGAATTCGCTCAAGGCCGTTCCCGATTAAGCCGCACTTGGCGAGAGCGGTGATGTACCGCCCTCGCCCCCGGTGATTTAGAGCGTCTTCATCTCGACCTTGCCGTCGTTGATCTCGATGAGATAGACGTTCGGCTGGCTCTGCCCGCTCTCCTTGCCCTCGGGGCCGGACTTGCGGAACACGATGTCGCCGTTCAGTCCCTTGATGTTGATGTTCCAGAGCGCCGCCTTGATCGCGGCAGGCTCGGCCTTGCCGGCCTTCTCGATCGCGGCCGCCGCGGTGCGGATGCCGTCATAACCACGAAAACTCTCGGTGCAGCCGGCGAACTCGAAGCCGCGCTTCTTCCATTCCGTGATGAAATAGTTGGTCGCTTCCGGGTTCGGCGTCTTGTCCGGGAACCAGGGCAGGAAGGTCGTCAGATGCATGGTGCCGTTGGCAGCAGCTCCCGCCTGCGCGATGATCTGATCCGGGTTCTGCGAGCCGCCGGTGGTGATGATGCGCTTCTTCAGGCCCAGCGCGGCGGCCTGCTTGAAGATCAGCGTGAGCTGGTCCACCGCGGTCGTGACGATCACCGTCTCGGAATCCGAGCTCTTGATCTTGGAGAGCTGCGCGCTCATGTCCTGCGCGCCCTGGTCCATGGTCTCGACCAGGCCGATGGTGATGCCCTTGTCCTTCATCATCTTGCTGAAATCCTCGGCGGTGCCGCGGCCCCAGTCGTTGTTGATGACGAGGAAATCCACCTTCTTCAGCGCGAGCTTGTCGACGATGCCCTTGAAGGCCGCGGCCTCGACCGCCGAGGGCGGCGAGATGCGGAAGATGAAGGGATTTCCCGTCGTCGTGATCTTGCCGGAGGACGAGGTCTCCACCACCATCGGTGTTTCATATTCCATCAGCTTCGGCATCACCGCGAGCGTCAGGCTCGAGCCCCAGGCGCCCATCAGCACCGGCACCTTGTCGCTGGTGATCAGCTTCTCCGCGACGGCGGCGGCTTCCGTCGGGTTGCTCTTGTTGTCCTCGATGACGAGCTCGATCTTCTGGCCGAGGATACCGCCCTTGGCGTTGATCTCATCGGCGGCGATCCTGGCGCCGTTGACGACGTAGGTGCCGGAGGCCGCGAAGGCGCCGGTGAGCGGCTCGTTGACGCCGATCTTGATGGTCTGCGCCCCCGCCGTGCCGCCGAACAAGGCCGTGGCCAGCGCGATTGTCCCAACCAATCCGAGTGTTCGTGTCATGTTGTCTCTCCAAATCCCACGCTGTTGATGTCTAGGCAGTCCAGGCTTCGTCACGTCCCGATGTACGAGCACATCAATCACCCCGCCCCGCTCCGGCGGCCGAGAATGCGGGCGATCCGTGCGCGCAGAACGTCCGTTAGGATCGACCAGAAACTGAGCTCCGCCGGCGTCCCCGCCCCTGACGGCACGCCGGACATGTGGCGATCGAGATTGGCGGCGAACTCCGCAACGAGGCGCCTAGCGAGATCGCGCACCAGGCCGGGACGACCGACCTGGGCCAGCATTCCCGTGAGCGTGTAGCCGATCGACAGCTCGACCGCGGTCGCAGCGCCGCCTTCGAGCGGCAGCAGGCGATAGCGGATCTCACCTTGCGTCGCCGAATGGCTGCGCTGGTCGGCGCCGATGCCGACGATGCGCCCCGACAGCGTCGCGGGATCGCGCTCGACGCGGGCGGCGCCTTCGAAGGCCGCGGCGATCGGCCCGAGCCTGACGCGGATCAAACCTTCCATGCGCTCCGGCCTTGGCGGCGATTTCAGCGATACGCCGGGCAGGCAGGCCGCGATGGCCCCAATGTCGTCGAACATCGCGAACACCTTTGCCGGCGGATGCGGCAGCGCGAAGCGCTGATCGAGAACGGTCGCCGGCGTGAAGTCTGGGATGCTGTCCGGCGTGGCAGTCTCCGATGCCGGAGCCAACGCTTGCTGCGCAGGCCGCGGTTCGCTTCGGCCGGATGCAGCTCGGCCCGATCCTGCGGGGCCGAGACTGCTTCGGCCGCCGTCGGCCAGCGGCGCGATATCGAGCGCGCGCCTCGCCTCGATCACGGACTGCACCGCACGCACGATTCCGACATAGCCGGTGCAGCGACAGAGATTGCCGCTGAGGCCGACGCGAATGCGGCGCTCGTCGGCGTCGGGCAGACGCAGGACGAGGTCGCGCGCCGAGACCAGCATGCCCGGCGTGCAATAGCCGCACTGAAGCGCATGCTCGCGGGTGAAGGCGACGCGCAGCTCGGTCGTGATCTCGTCCTCGTCGAGGCCCTCGATCGTTGTGACGTCGGCGCCCTCGCAGGCCGCGGCATAGGTGATGCAGGAGCGCGCCGGCACGCCGTCCAGCAGCACGGTGCAGGCGCCGCAGACGCCATGCTCGCAGCCGAGATGGGTGCCGGTGAGATCGAGCTTGTCGCGGACGAAATCGGCAAGGCTGGTGCGTGGCTCGGCCGAAACCTCCACGGCACGCCGATTGACCTGAAGCGCGATCGTAGTCATGCCGCGGCCTCCAGGACGGCGCGCTTCAACACGCTGACATGGATATGGCGCTGCGTGGCGTCGTCGATGCCGGCCTTGGCCAGAACAGCGTCGGCGACGCCTGCGTCGAAACGTTGCTTGTAGTCGGCGGCAATCCGTCCACCGAACAACGCGGCGGCATCGGTGACGACAATGGGCGTCGTATCGATCGCACCGATCACGACGCGCGCGGAACCGGCGGCGGGATCGACCAGCACCGCACCGATGGCGTGGGCGAACTCGCCGGTCTTGCGGCAGCTCTTGGCGTAACCCCAATGCGCCGACGCCGCGCGCGCCGGCACGTGGATCGCCTCGACGATCTCGCCGGCCTGCAGCGCGGACTCCAGCGCACCGACCATGAACGCCTCGACAGCCATCGATCGCGCACCGGCAAGGCTGCGCAGCGTCACGCGCCCGCCGAGCGCGGCGAGCGCCGAGATCCAGTCCGCGGCGGGATCGGCGTGGCTGAGCGAGCCGCCGATGGTGCCGCGGTTGCGCACCGCGCGATAGGCGATGTTGGCAGCGACAGCCCGCATGGCGCCGCGCGTCACGTCGGCGGTGCGGCCGTCCTCGATGTCGGCATGCGTAACGAGGGCGCCCAGCACGAGCTCGCCGCCGGACACCTCCGCGCGCTTGAGCTCGGCAAGGCCGGAGATATCGACGATCAGCTCCGGCTGCACCAGCCGCAGATTGAGCATCGGCCCGAGTGACTGCCCGCCGGCGATGATCTTTGCCGATTCATTGCTCGCGGCCAGCATCGACAGCGCGGCATTGAGATCGCGCGGGCGCTCATAAGCGAAGGGTGCCGGTTTCATGCCGCGCTCCTCTCAGTCGCGCGCGCGGCCAGCACCGCTGCAACGATCCGATGCGACGTGATCGGCGACTGCATCAGCTCGACGCCAAGCGGTCGCAGCGCGTCGTTGACGGCGTTGGCGATCGCAGCCGGCGGCGCGATTGCACCGCCCTCGCCGATGCCCTTCACGCCGAACTGCGTGTAGGGCGACGGCGTCTCCATGTGGTCGAGGCGCGCGGCCGGAACCTCCGTCGGTCCCGGCAGCAGATAGTCGGCAAGCGTCGTCGCCAACGGTTGGCCGGAGGCGTCGAACGGCATTTCCTCATAGAGCGCGGTGCCGATGCCCTGCGCGAGGCCGCCATAGATCTGGCCGTCGACGACGAGCGGATTGACCAGCACGCCGCCATCCTCGACGATCACGTAGTCGAGAATTTCCACCTCGCCGAGATCAGGATCGACCGCGACCACGGCCGCATGCGCGGCATAGCTGAAGGTGCCGCTGTCGCGTACCGGCTTGTAGCCTTGCGTCACCTCAAGCCCGCCGGGATCGACGTCAGCCGGCAGGTCCTGTGGGCGGCGATACCAGGTGTGGGCGATCGCCTTCAGGCTGACGCTGCCGTTGACGCCGCGCACCTCGCCGTTCTGCAACACGACGGAGGCCGGCTCATGCTGCAACAGTTTTGCGCCGATGCGCCGGGCGCGTTCGCCGAGCTCGCGGCAGGCGGTCGCCACCGCGCCGCCCGCCATCACCATCGAGCGCGAGCCCCAGGTGCCGGTCGAATAGGGCGTCATTGCAGTGTCGCCGAGGATGATGCGGATGTTCGCGACATCCACGCCGAGGATTTCGTGCGCGACCTGGGCGAGCGTCGTTTCCATCCCCTGCCCGTGCGAATGCACGCCGACGCGGAGTTCAAGGCCGCCGTCCGGCGTGAGCCGTGCCGATGCCTGCTCGTGGCCCGGCACCATCGGGATGCCCCAGCCGGAATAGACCGAGGTGCCGTGCGCGGCCTGCTCGCAATAGATGGAGACGCCGACGCCGATGCGGCGGTCGTCAGCCTCGCCCCGCCCTTGCCTGGC is a genomic window of Bradyrhizobium sp. CB1717 containing:
- a CDS encoding branched-chain amino acid ABC transporter permease; this encodes MRIAVTILAVAALASVPLWLRDPYLLNALITTGIFVIGAMSLNLLLGFTGQLSLGHIAFFGIGAYVSALTSLGFDVGLPGDVRLVHAPWPPIAGFVLAILIAGLCGYFVGLLSFRVRGAYFVIVTISFAEVVRLVALNWVELTQGPLALTNIPSIALPLPGSGELTLRTKMQNYYLVLVVALIAYLLIARLVHSHFGRAMRGLMENETLAVSVGIDVTRTLTIAAVISAAIAGAAGSLYAHYIRIIDPEVFAFINTVTMVIMVISGGKGSLAGPVVGGLIFGLLPVALRPVMAPEAQWIAYGGVLIAILFVLPRGIVPSLAQRLTRRRSGTTAMAPVALTETGAKEPA
- a CDS encoding branched-chain amino acid ABC transporter permease; the protein is MSEFLQHLINMLVLGGTYALLGIGLTLIFGIMNVVNFTHGVLYTFGAYIMFIVVQQLGLNFFLALPVAVLAGWLLGAAIELTLLRPLRGSDIDTTMLVMIGAWIAMQSGTLWIWGGVAKSVATPFPDAPLVLGPVSVSWLRLFVLAAAAMLILVTYLLINKTSLGRAMRATFQDHDTASLMGVNVDMIYTSTFAVGSSLAAAAGALLGPVYVIFPQMGDLAAVKAFAIVILGGLGNITGAVIGGFILALAEELGAGYVSSGYRDAMGFLIIIAVLIFRPTGLFARAERVG
- a CDS encoding ABC transporter substrate-binding protein, with amino-acid sequence MTRTLGLVGTIALATALFGGTAGAQTIKIGVNEPLTGAFAASGTYVVNGARIAADEINAKGGILGQKIELVIEDNKSNPTEAAAVAEKLITSDKVPVLMGAWGSSLTLAVMPKLMEYETPMVVETSSSGKITTTGNPFIFRISPPSAVEAAAFKGIVDKLALKKVDFLVINNDWGRGTAEDFSKMMKDKGITIGLVETMDQGAQDMSAQLSKIKSSDSETVIVTTAVDQLTLIFKQAAALGLKKRIITTGGSQNPDQIIAQAGAAANGTMHLTTFLPWFPDKTPNPEATNYFITEWKKRGFEFAGCTESFRGYDGIRTAAAAIEKAGKAEPAAIKAALWNINIKGLNGDIVFRKSGPEGKESGQSQPNVYLIEINDGKVEMKTL
- a CDS encoding 2Fe-2S iron-sulfur cluster-binding protein — translated: MTTIALQVNRRAVEVSAEPRTSLADFVRDKLDLTGTHLGCEHGVCGACTVLLDGVPARSCITYAAACEGADVTTIEGLDEDEITTELRVAFTREHALQCGYCTPGMLVSARDLVLRLPDADERRIRVGLSGNLCRCTGYVGIVRAVQSVIEARRALDIAPLADGGRSSLGPAGSGRAASGRSEPRPAQQALAPASETATPDSIPDFTPATVLDQRFALPHPPAKVFAMFDDIGAIAACLPGVSLKSPPRPERMEGLIRVRLGPIAAAFEGAARVERDPATLSGRIVGIGADQRSHSATQGEIRYRLLPLEGGAATAVELSIGYTLTGMLAQVGRPGLVRDLARRLVAEFAANLDRHMSGVPSGAGTPAELSFWSILTDVLRARIARILGRRSGAG
- a CDS encoding FAD binding domain-containing protein — encoded protein: MKPAPFAYERPRDLNAALSMLAASNESAKIIAGGQSLGPMLNLRLVQPELIVDISGLAELKRAEVSGGELVLGALVTHADIEDGRTADVTRGAMRAVAANIAYRAVRNRGTIGGSLSHADPAADWISALAALGGRVTLRSLAGARSMAVEAFMVGALESALQAGEIVEAIHVPARAASAHWGYAKSCRKTGEFAHAIGAVLVDPAAGSARVVIGAIDTTPIVVTDAAALFGGRIAADYKQRFDAGVADAVLAKAGIDDATQRHIHVSVLKRAVLEAAA